A single Cryomorphaceae bacterium DNA region contains:
- a CDS encoding GNAT family N-acetyltransferase produces MKDHEINIRQAVRSDVPAMHALVRELAIYEKAEEQHTLSLEQMEEDGFGPAARYEAFIAERSGEVLGMAMYYARYSSWKGKTLHLEDIVVRESERGAGIGALLFEAVLDKAAEWDVGRMEFEVLGWNEPAKRFYGRYGITGDPEWELWKVMNEELRAWAAKRNGNEGS; encoded by the coding sequence ATGAAGGATCACGAAATCAATATCCGTCAAGCCGTTCGATCGGATGTCCCCGCCATGCACGCCTTGGTCCGCGAGTTGGCCATCTACGAGAAGGCCGAAGAGCAGCATACCTTGAGCCTCGAGCAAATGGAGGAAGATGGTTTTGGGCCTGCGGCCCGATACGAGGCCTTCATCGCCGAACGATCCGGCGAGGTCCTCGGGATGGCCATGTACTACGCTCGCTATTCTTCGTGGAAGGGGAAGACCCTGCACCTCGAAGACATCGTCGTTCGCGAATCGGAACGCGGCGCCGGTATTGGAGCACTATTGTTCGAAGCGGTCCTCGACAAGGCCGCCGAGTGGGATGTGGGCCGAATGGAGTTTGAAGTCCTGGGCTGGAACGAACCGGCCAAGCGCTTTTACGGGCGCTATGGTATTACCGGCGATCCGGAGTGGGAATTGTGGAAGGTGATGAATGAAGAGCTGCGCGCTTGGGCGGCGAAAAGAAATGGAAATGAGGGTTCATAA
- a CDS encoding aspartate kinase — MRVHKFGGASIKDAEGVRRIAEIIGTFDDDALVIVSAMGKTTNLLEKVVKQHYIGETEKSFALLAACKEKHADIMNELFPADHPVHDEVNNLFVELEWTVEDPAREEYDYNYDQIVSYGELISSRIVSAYLDDQNWSHAWLDARDIVKTDNRHRDARIDWPLCQQQASRYIKRGQRYLSQGYIGCTSENFNTTLGREGSDYSAAIFAYLLDAKEVCIWKDVPGLMNADPNEFKESTLLEEVSFAEAIELAFFGAKVIHPKTIQPLKEKNIPLRVKSFIAPQAQGSTIQSGSRQHPEVPSYIVKHDQVLINIAARDLSFIAEQHMSSIFAAFAQHGFRVNMMQNSAVSFSVVTDDDELKLPKLVSELGAHFEVQAQGGLSLYTVRHYADKWKHLLDGRKVLLEQRTPETLQLLLSEA, encoded by the coding sequence ATGAGGGTTCATAAATTCGGAGGAGCATCCATCAAAGACGCTGAAGGCGTTCGGCGAATCGCAGAAATCATAGGTACGTTTGACGACGATGCCTTGGTCATTGTTTCGGCCATGGGTAAAACCACGAATCTCTTGGAGAAGGTGGTAAAACAGCATTACATCGGGGAAACCGAAAAGTCCTTTGCTCTGCTTGCTGCGTGTAAGGAAAAGCACGCGGACATTATGAACGAGCTCTTTCCGGCCGATCATCCGGTGCACGATGAGGTCAACAACCTTTTCGTGGAATTGGAGTGGACCGTAGAGGATCCAGCCCGAGAGGAGTACGATTACAACTACGATCAAATCGTCAGCTATGGTGAGCTCATCAGCTCGCGGATTGTTTCGGCCTACTTGGATGACCAAAACTGGTCGCACGCCTGGCTGGACGCCCGTGATATCGTCAAAACCGACAATCGACACAGAGATGCTCGAATTGATTGGCCCTTGTGTCAGCAGCAGGCGAGTCGCTACATCAAAAGAGGACAGCGCTATTTGAGTCAAGGCTATATTGGGTGTACGAGTGAGAACTTCAATACGACCTTGGGCCGGGAGGGATCGGATTACAGCGCTGCTATTTTTGCTTACCTCCTAGATGCAAAAGAGGTGTGCATTTGGAAGGACGTTCCTGGACTTATGAACGCCGATCCTAATGAGTTTAAAGAATCCACCTTGCTGGAAGAAGTCTCATTTGCTGAGGCTATTGAGTTGGCTTTCTTTGGAGCGAAAGTGATTCACCCGAAGACGATTCAGCCACTGAAAGAAAAGAACATTCCGTTACGGGTGAAGTCGTTTATCGCGCCGCAGGCGCAGGGCTCCACCATTCAAAGCGGAAGCCGCCAGCATCCCGAGGTTCCGAGCTACATTGTCAAGCACGATCAAGTCTTGATCAACATTGCGGCGCGGGATTTGAGCTTTATCGCGGAACAACATATGAGCAGCATTTTTGCCGCTTTCGCTCAACATGGTTTTCGGGTCAATATGATGCAAAATAGTGCGGTGTCGTTCTCGGTAGTGACGGATGACGACGAGCTGAAATTGCCCAAATTGGTCAGTGAACTGGGTGCTCATTTTGAAGTTCAAGCCCAAGGCGGGTTAAGCCTTTACACAGTCCGGCATTATGCCGACAAATGGAAGCACCTGCTGGACGGCCGCAAGGTCTTGTTGGAGCAGCGCACTCCTGAAACCCTTCAACTCTTATTGAGCGAAGCATGA
- a CDS encoding lysophospholipid acyltransferase family protein, which yields MSLVDPEEFAQFTRLSQLGLPRVAELIMELLKLDKVNAIYDEFSDAPSAVEFADAVLEKLGVEVEISEEELKRIPKTGPFISVSNHPFGGIDGIILIKILAERRPDFKVMANFLLQRIQPLAPNFIGVNPFENAREAKSNLGGLREAMQHLLEGKPMGMFPAGEVSSYKLQKGSVTDRRWQRPALKIIRKAKVPVIPIYFKGSNSFMFHLLGMLHPVLRTAKLPSEVVAKKNKKVVVRIGHAISVDQQAQFESVDQYGRFLRMKTYALGNAMRVNRFFPKVRLVPKKGEEMKPVVEPLPSSEVHEELSLLRDEFFEFSFRSFELFFIPGNRMPKLLQEIGRLREHTFRAVGEGTGNEIDVDEFDLYYRHLVLWDKDAQKLVGAYRVGMGADIMNLYGKRGFYFQSLFRLDDPVLPMLRETIELGRAFIVDEYQMKPYPLFLLWKGLTITALKNPQYRYFIGCVSISNNFSKYSKSLIIEFIKKNYYDYDIAQYVHPRKRFRVRLKKADRMLVDLSEDDVNRIDKLVEEMDPGNMRFPILLKKYIKQNARIVGFNVDPKFNNALDGLMILDLLDTPMETLNQVIEEIGDEKIIEAFVQRKKEEGKD from the coding sequence ATGAGTTTGGTCGATCCAGAAGAGTTCGCGCAGTTTACGCGTCTAAGTCAGCTGGGCTTGCCGCGCGTTGCAGAGCTCATCATGGAATTGCTCAAACTGGATAAGGTCAACGCTATTTACGATGAATTCAGCGACGCTCCGAGTGCGGTTGAATTTGCCGATGCAGTCTTGGAGAAGCTCGGCGTTGAGGTGGAAATCTCCGAGGAGGAACTCAAACGCATCCCCAAGACTGGTCCTTTCATTTCGGTTTCGAATCACCCTTTTGGCGGCATCGATGGAATTATCCTGATCAAAATATTGGCAGAACGTCGGCCCGATTTCAAGGTCATGGCCAACTTCTTGTTGCAGCGTATTCAGCCTTTGGCACCTAATTTCATCGGGGTGAATCCCTTTGAAAATGCGCGGGAGGCCAAGAGTAATTTGGGCGGATTACGGGAAGCGATGCAACACCTGCTCGAAGGGAAGCCCATGGGAATGTTTCCGGCAGGGGAGGTGAGTAGTTATAAGCTGCAGAAAGGATCCGTCACCGATCGGCGTTGGCAGCGACCCGCCCTCAAGATCATCCGGAAGGCCAAAGTGCCGGTCATCCCGATTTACTTCAAGGGGAGCAACAGCTTCATGTTTCACTTGCTGGGCATGTTGCATCCCGTTTTGCGGACTGCGAAACTGCCCTCAGAGGTGGTGGCCAAGAAGAACAAGAAAGTGGTTGTCCGAATTGGGCATGCCATCTCTGTAGATCAACAAGCCCAGTTCGAGAGTGTGGACCAATATGGTCGATTCTTGAGGATGAAGACCTATGCCTTGGGGAACGCCATGCGCGTGAATCGCTTTTTTCCCAAGGTGCGCCTCGTCCCGAAAAAAGGGGAGGAGATGAAGCCCGTGGTAGAGCCGTTGCCTTCTTCAGAAGTTCATGAAGAACTGAGCCTACTGCGTGATGAGTTTTTTGAGTTCTCTTTTAGAAGCTTTGAGCTCTTTTTTATTCCGGGAAATCGGATGCCGAAGCTCTTGCAGGAAATTGGTCGCTTGAGGGAACATACTTTTCGCGCCGTAGGCGAAGGAACGGGAAATGAAATAGACGTAGACGAGTTTGATTTGTACTACCGTCATTTGGTGCTGTGGGATAAGGATGCGCAAAAACTCGTGGGTGCGTACCGCGTTGGGATGGGAGCAGACATCATGAACCTATATGGCAAGCGCGGATTCTATTTTCAGTCCCTCTTCCGCTTGGATGATCCGGTCTTGCCGATGCTCCGGGAGACCATTGAATTGGGTCGCGCCTTTATTGTTGATGAATATCAAATGAAGCCCTATCCACTCTTTCTGTTGTGGAAAGGTCTGACGATTACGGCGCTCAAAAATCCACAGTATCGATACTTCATCGGCTGTGTGAGCATCAGCAACAACTTTTCGAAGTACAGCAAGTCCCTCATTATTGAGTTCATCAAGAAGAACTACTACGACTACGATATTGCCCAGTATGTGCATCCACGGAAACGCTTTCGGGTTCGCCTGAAAAAGGCCGATCGAATGCTTGTTGATCTCAGCGAAGATGATGTAAACCGCATCGATAAGCTGGTGGAGGAAATGGACCCCGGCAATATGCGCTTCCCCATCTTGCTCAAAAAGTACATCAAGCAGAATGCGCGCATTGTGGGCTTTAACGTCGATCCCAAATTCAACAACGCCTTGGATGGTCTGATGATACTAGACCTGTTGGATACACCGATGGAGACCCTCAATCAGGTCATTGAAGAGATCGGGGACGAAAAGATTATTGAGGCTTTTGTTCAGCGAAAGAAAGAGGAAGGAAAAGACTAG
- a CDS encoding hydroxyacid dehydrogenase produces the protein MAGRVLLIDHNHDALVAGLNQLGYTCEPGYELSYQEVLDRVPEYDGLVIRSRITIDQKLLEAATQLRWIGRVGAGMENIDVSFAESQGVACLNAPEGNRNAVAEHALGMLLSLFNNLRKADAEVRHGLWKREANRGLELAGKTVGIIGYGYMGSWFAQRLASLGVEVLAHDKYKTHFVPQEHGAHIRESSLEQLQEEADIISLHLPQSEETHHYIDDTFIEKCARPFFLVNTARGKNVDTAALIGGLRSGKVLGACLDVLEYESSSFSNLFDRASVPKDLQELLEDDRVILSPHVAGWTHESHRRLAEVIVEKVAALGH, from the coding sequence ATGGCGGGCCGTGTCCTGCTCATCGACCACAATCACGACGCGCTTGTAGCGGGCTTGAACCAATTGGGATATACCTGCGAACCAGGATATGAATTGAGCTATCAAGAGGTACTCGATCGCGTTCCCGAATACGATGGGCTTGTCATACGCTCGCGCATTACTATAGATCAAAAGCTACTGGAGGCGGCTACCCAACTCCGCTGGATTGGACGAGTCGGCGCCGGCATGGAGAACATTGACGTTTCTTTTGCCGAATCTCAAGGAGTCGCTTGTTTGAATGCCCCGGAAGGCAATCGCAATGCTGTAGCCGAGCACGCCTTAGGGATGCTGCTCTCCCTGTTTAACAACTTGCGCAAAGCAGATGCAGAAGTTCGTCATGGCTTGTGGAAGAGAGAGGCCAATCGAGGGCTTGAGCTCGCGGGAAAAACGGTGGGTATTATTGGATACGGGTATATGGGCTCTTGGTTTGCGCAAAGATTGGCGAGCCTAGGAGTAGAAGTCCTGGCTCACGACAAATACAAGACGCATTTCGTTCCGCAGGAACACGGAGCGCACATCAGAGAATCGAGCCTAGAACAGCTTCAAGAAGAAGCCGATATCATCAGTTTGCATCTACCCCAAAGCGAAGAAACGCACCACTACATAGACGATACCTTCATTGAAAAATGCGCCCGCCCTTTTTTCTTGGTCAACACGGCGCGAGGAAAAAACGTAGATACAGCAGCACTGATTGGCGGACTGCGCAGCGGCAAGGTTTTGGGCGCGTGTTTGGACGTACTCGAGTACGAAAGCAGCAGCTTTTCGAATCTCTTTGATCGGGCATCGGTGCCGAAGGATCTGCAAGAGCTCCTTGAAGATGATCGGGTCATCCTGAGCCCACATGTGGCCGGATGGACCCACGAAAGTCATCGCCGACTGGCCGAGGTGATTGTGGAAAAGGTAGCCGCCTTAGGGCACTAG
- the mgtE gene encoding magnesium transporter, with protein sequence MELTKEYIEHIQERLATGNTAELVAEFETLHPADAAEIMEELNEDQAAQFYQLFDEEKSADILMELEEETRERAVSLLSPDVIANEILFNLDSDDAADFVAELDEDVKEKVIEEIEDIEQAKTIVDLLAYEEDTAGGLMAKELIKVNENWSVMTCVREMRRQAEDVEEVHTVYVVDDDDRLKGTLSLKKLLTNSTKTKVKEIFNPTVISVKATTDDEEVAGIMQKYDLVVLPVVDDLGRLLGRITVDDVLDVMKEEAERDYQMASGISESVEQSDDLFRLTRARLPWLLVGMFGGVVAAQMLDLFSLEENGTMGLFIPLIAAMGGNVGVQSAAIIVQSLANESIKRGTIGNKLAKELGVGLLNGAIISVLVFGISQLLGWEIMLATTVSIALFAVIIFAALFGTFVPLALDKYNIDPALATGPFITTTNDVIGLCIYFGIGKIILGF encoded by the coding sequence GTGGAACTGACTAAGGAATACATTGAGCACATTCAAGAGCGCCTAGCCACGGGGAATACCGCCGAGCTCGTTGCGGAGTTTGAAACCCTCCACCCCGCAGATGCAGCGGAAATCATGGAGGAGCTCAACGAAGATCAGGCCGCACAATTCTACCAACTTTTTGACGAGGAAAAGTCCGCAGATATTCTGATGGAGCTGGAGGAAGAGACGCGCGAGCGCGCAGTTTCCCTTCTCAGCCCTGACGTAATCGCCAACGAGATCCTCTTCAATCTGGATTCCGATGATGCAGCCGATTTCGTAGCTGAACTTGACGAAGACGTCAAGGAAAAGGTGATCGAGGAGATCGAAGACATTGAGCAAGCCAAGACCATTGTCGACCTGCTGGCCTATGAAGAAGACACGGCCGGTGGTCTTATGGCTAAGGAGCTTATCAAGGTCAACGAGAATTGGTCGGTGATGACCTGCGTTCGAGAAATGAGACGTCAGGCTGAGGATGTCGAAGAAGTCCACACCGTCTACGTGGTAGATGACGACGATCGCCTGAAAGGAACGCTCTCGCTCAAAAAACTATTGACCAATAGCACAAAAACCAAGGTCAAAGAGATCTTCAACCCCACGGTTATTTCCGTAAAAGCCACGACCGACGATGAAGAAGTGGCCGGCATTATGCAAAAATACGATCTCGTTGTCTTGCCCGTTGTGGATGACCTTGGACGACTCTTGGGTCGAATCACCGTAGATGACGTTCTGGACGTCATGAAGGAAGAAGCGGAACGCGATTATCAAATGGCCTCCGGTATCTCGGAAAGCGTAGAGCAAAGCGATGACCTGTTTCGATTAACTCGAGCACGGTTGCCTTGGCTCCTGGTTGGGATGTTCGGTGGAGTCGTCGCTGCTCAAATGCTCGACCTTTTCTCACTAGAAGAAAATGGAACCATGGGGTTATTTATCCCCCTTATTGCCGCGATGGGTGGTAATGTAGGCGTCCAATCAGCAGCGATCATTGTTCAATCACTGGCCAATGAAAGCATTAAACGAGGTACCATCGGAAACAAACTAGCCAAAGAGCTGGGCGTTGGATTGTTAAACGGAGCCATCATTTCCGTCCTTGTATTCGGCATCAGCCAATTGCTCGGCTGGGAAATCATGTTGGCCACAACCGTCAGCATCGCCCTTTTCGCCGTCATCATCTTCGCCGCACTGTTCGGGACTTTTGTACCCTTGGCCTTGGATAAATACAACATCGATCCGGCCTTGGCTACCGGACCCTTTATCACGACCACCAACGATGTGATTGGGTTGTGCATCTACTTCGGTATCGGTAAAATAATCCTCGGCTTCTAA
- the rsmA gene encoding 16S rRNA (adenine(1518)-N(6)/adenine(1519)-N(6))-dimethyltransferase RsmA — protein sequence MVRAKKHLGQHFLKEPETARKIAMALRADDYSTVLEIGPGTGVLTQFLMEREDIDLYLSEVDTESIEFLQAQYLKFPRDHYLGNFLRVDLASSVPVPCGIIGNFPYNISSQILFRVYEQRNHVPEVVGMFQKEVAERVAAGPGSKTYGILSVLLQAFYDIDYLFTVKPGAFNPPPKVNSGVIRLVRNDVEKLDCDESLFKSVVKMAFNQRRKTLRNALKSLIFDGPTKELEVLNQRAEQLSVAQFIELTQQLQEASRGTD from the coding sequence TTGGTTCGCGCAAAGAAACATCTGGGACAGCATTTCCTGAAGGAACCTGAAACGGCGCGTAAGATTGCTATGGCCCTACGGGCCGATGACTACTCCACCGTCCTGGAAATCGGTCCGGGTACAGGGGTACTCACCCAGTTTCTCATGGAACGTGAAGACATCGACTTGTACCTCAGCGAGGTCGATACCGAATCCATCGAGTTTTTACAGGCCCAGTACCTGAAGTTTCCTCGGGATCATTACCTCGGTAATTTCCTAAGGGTAGACCTCGCGTCCAGCGTGCCTGTACCCTGCGGCATCATCGGCAATTTCCCGTACAACATCAGCTCTCAAATCCTTTTTCGAGTATACGAGCAGCGCAACCACGTACCCGAAGTAGTGGGTATGTTCCAAAAAGAAGTTGCCGAACGCGTAGCAGCCGGGCCCGGGAGTAAAACCTATGGTATCTTGAGTGTCCTTCTGCAGGCCTTCTACGATATCGACTACCTATTTACCGTCAAACCGGGAGCATTCAACCCTCCCCCAAAGGTGAATAGCGGGGTCATTAGACTGGTCCGAAACGATGTGGAAAAGCTCGATTGCGACGAATCCCTATTCAAGTCCGTGGTCAAGATGGCCTTCAACCAGCGGCGCAAAACATTGAGAAATGCCTTGAAAAGTCTTATTTTCGACGGGCCTACGAAAGAGCTGGAAGTGCTGAATCAGCGCGCAGAACAGCTTTCCGTAGCGCAATTCATCGAACTTACGCAACAGCTTCAAGAGGCATCCCGTGGAACTGACTAA
- a CDS encoding DUF4286 family protein yields the protein MIIYNVTLNVDDSIHEDWLQWMREVHIPEVMATGHFMEARFTKVLVQEESGTTYSIQYTAPHMIAIQQYQQHEGPGLRQKTLDRYGDKVVAFRTLLEIQELYK from the coding sequence ATGATCATTTACAACGTAACCCTCAACGTAGACGACTCCATCCACGAAGACTGGCTTCAATGGATGAGAGAAGTGCACATCCCTGAAGTCATGGCCACCGGCCACTTTATGGAGGCGCGCTTCACCAAAGTCCTTGTTCAGGAGGAAAGCGGGACCACCTACAGCATTCAGTACACGGCCCCCCACATGATTGCCATCCAGCAATACCAGCAGCACGAAGGACCCGGACTCCGCCAAAAAACGCTGGACCGCTATGGAGACAAAGTCGTGGCCTTCAGAACCCTCCTCGAGATCCAAGAACTCTACAAGTAA